The following are from one region of the Armatimonadota bacterium genome:
- a CDS encoding GAF domain-containing protein: MQTDMTNPLEQKYNELVNDYNKLQTEYAELHKKLQELEQQSGARAGGPEVSAEVPNPDNLESTLRRLIRQIAAILQAEKVAFMLFKSEESELVATPPAFGFTDDEINLLKVRATQGISGEVFRDGKPMMFHDAVTDPRTMKENVALFHIRNGLTVPLILEKRDEENRVVDRKTIGVLHAFNKQRGGAFIDEDIRLLERMSRNVAAVIANMQMYQAILEEKQELLHTIESLAAGLLMVNHNGRVAQMNQSARRIFGIDTDVQNKPFGEVIVDSSIQEIVRKAIDEGAEGELLEVTVRMENQEHIYQAQNAIVRGDDGKMVGTVVIFNDITDIRNLERMKSAFVATVSHELRTPLTAIKGFTSTLLQDSDDSFTNDDRREFYTIIDQETDRLTRLINDLLNIARIEAGESLKPDFKQVDFKKLASKVITIQRASTNKHTLVLDVPDDIPLIMADEDKLDQIITNLISNAVKYSPHGGEVKLFAKMEDEDHLVFGIKDQGIGIPPEHVNKVFEKFHRVDHSDTRKAYGTGLGLFLVKNLVEEIHGGEIWCESVYGEGSTFLVRLPKVAPLSLQQDGD, encoded by the coding sequence ATGCAGACAGATATGACCAACCCGCTGGAGCAAAAGTATAACGAGCTGGTCAACGACTACAACAAATTACAGACGGAGTACGCCGAGCTTCACAAAAAACTGCAAGAACTGGAACAGCAGTCGGGCGCCCGAGCGGGCGGTCCAGAAGTCAGCGCGGAAGTGCCCAACCCCGACAACCTCGAGTCAACCCTTCGACGCCTAATACGCCAAATCGCCGCCATTCTGCAAGCCGAGAAAGTCGCCTTTATGCTTTTTAAGTCGGAAGAGAGCGAACTGGTCGCTACGCCGCCCGCGTTCGGCTTCACCGACGACGAGATCAACCTATTGAAAGTCCGCGCTACCCAGGGCATCTCTGGCGAGGTGTTCCGCGACGGCAAGCCGATGATGTTCCACGACGCCGTAACCGATCCGCGCACGATGAAAGAGAACGTCGCCCTCTTCCACATTCGAAACGGCCTGACCGTGCCCCTGATCTTGGAGAAGCGCGACGAAGAGAACCGCGTGGTCGATCGCAAGACCATCGGCGTACTGCACGCCTTTAACAAACAGCGAGGCGGCGCCTTCATCGACGAAGACATCCGCCTTCTGGAGCGCATGTCGCGCAACGTGGCAGCCGTCATCGCCAACATGCAAATGTACCAGGCTATTCTCGAAGAGAAACAAGAGCTTCTGCACACTATCGAGAGCCTGGCCGCAGGACTGCTGATGGTTAATCATAACGGCCGCGTCGCCCAAATGAACCAATCCGCGCGCCGCATCTTTGGCATCGACACCGACGTGCAGAACAAGCCCTTCGGCGAAGTGATCGTCGATTCGAGCATTCAAGAGATTGTGAGAAAGGCGATCGACGAAGGCGCCGAGGGCGAACTGCTGGAAGTTACCGTGCGCATGGAAAACCAAGAGCATATCTATCAGGCTCAAAACGCTATCGTGCGAGGCGACGACGGCAAGATGGTCGGCACGGTCGTGATCTTTAACGACATCACCGACATTCGCAACTTGGAGCGCATGAAATCGGCCTTCGTCGCCACTGTGTCGCACGAGTTGAGAACCCCGCTGACCGCGATCAAGGGCTTTACCTCGACCCTGCTGCAGGATAGCGACGACTCCTTTACGAACGATGATCGGCGAGAGTTCTACACCATTATCGACCAAGAGACCGACCGCCTGACCCGACTGATCAACGACCTGTTGAACATTGCGCGCATTGAGGCCGGCGAATCGCTCAAGCCCGACTTCAAACAAGTCGACTTTAAGAAATTGGCCAGCAAGGTGATCACCATCCAGCGCGCCAGCACCAACAAGCACACGCTGGTTTTGGACGTGCCGGACGACATCCCCCTAATCATGGCCGACGAGGACAAACTCGACCAGATCATCACAAACCTCATCAGCAACGCCGTCAAATATTCGCCGCACGGCGGAGAGGTCAAGCTCTTTGCTAAAATGGAAGACGAGGACCACCTGGTGTTCGGCATCAAGGACCAAGGCATCGGCATCCCGCCGGAGCATGTGAACAAGGTCTTCGAAAAGTTCCACCGCGTGGACCACTCCGACACGCGCAAGGCCTATGGCACGGGTCTGGGTCTCTTCTTGGTCAAGAATCTGGTCGAAGAGATCCATGGCGGCGAGATCTGGTGCGAGTCGGTCTATGGCGAAGGCTCAACCTTCCTCGTGCGCTTGCCCAAAGTCGCGCCGCTCTCGCTGCAGCAAGACGGAGACTAA
- the dut gene encoding dUTP diphosphatase: MAKAQPSSCACPKSRRSRCSKTETKAIEARIGVRRVREAPVLPAYATPGSAGLDLCACLDSPLILAPMQRAKIPTGLAIELPEGFEAQVRPRSGLADRHGIALVNSPGTIDSDYRGEIQIILINLGSEAFEIKPGDRIAQLVIAPVARAVLVELESLSDTPRGDGGFGSTGR, from the coding sequence ATGGCGAAGGCTCAACCTTCCTCGTGCGCTTGCCCAAAGTCGCGCCGCTCTCGCTGCAGCAAGACGGAGACTAAGGCCATCGAGGCTCGCATCGGCGTCCGGCGCGTTCGCGAAGCCCCCGTTCTACCTGCGTATGCAACCCCCGGCTCGGCAGGGTTGGACCTCTGCGCCTGCCTCGATTCGCCCTTGATTTTGGCGCCCATGCAACGGGCGAAAATCCCCACCGGCTTGGCGATCGAGCTTCCCGAAGGATTTGAGGCTCAGGTGCGGCCGCGCAGCGGATTGGCCGACCGGCACGGCATCGCGCTGGTCAACAGTCCTGGCACGATCGATAGCGATTATCGAGGCGAAATTCAAATCATCCTGATCAACCTGGGCTCTGAGGCGTTCGAGATCAAACCGGGCGATCGGATCGCTCAGTTAGTCATAGCGCCCGTGGCGCGGGCTGTCCTGGTCGAACTGGAAAGCCTGTCCGACACCCCCCGCGGCGACGGCGGCTTTGGCAGCACGGGCCGGTAG
- a CDS encoding ABC transporter ATP-binding protein — protein sequence MAVADISNLTVKYGDKVAVSDLTVQVPEGAVGLLGPNGAGKTTLLKALLGFISPSSGTGSVFGYDIKGDGLDIRRQVGLMPEQDCHIPGMNAVSFVAFTGELCGMRPADALRRAHETLQYCGLGEARYRNIETYSTGMKQRIKLAQALVHGPRLLLLDEPTNGLDPDGREEMLGLIRDVSHDKGVNVVVSSHLLPDIERACDHVIVLRQGKVAAEGPIEQLRRSSMDMIDAELLHPSEAFETLIAAKGGSIARRLGNQYRLQAPVPGDQVGAWLFQVAKEADAQVRGFRPAARTLEEVFMEAIE from the coding sequence ATGGCCGTCGCCGATATCAGCAATCTGACCGTCAAATACGGCGACAAGGTCGCTGTTTCCGACCTCACCGTTCAGGTGCCCGAGGGCGCCGTCGGCCTGTTGGGCCCCAACGGAGCAGGCAAGACCACGCTTCTCAAAGCGCTCCTCGGCTTTATCTCCCCTTCCTCCGGCACAGGTTCGGTTTTCGGCTACGACATCAAGGGCGACGGGCTGGATATTCGACGCCAGGTAGGGCTGATGCCCGAGCAAGACTGCCACATCCCGGGCATGAACGCCGTCAGTTTTGTAGCCTTTACCGGCGAATTGTGCGGTATGAGGCCCGCCGACGCCTTGCGCCGCGCGCACGAGACGCTACAGTACTGCGGACTGGGCGAGGCGCGGTATCGCAACATCGAAACCTATTCGACCGGTATGAAACAGCGCATCAAGTTAGCTCAGGCGCTGGTGCACGGCCCGCGATTGCTCCTGCTGGACGAGCCGACCAACGGCCTCGATCCGGACGGGCGAGAAGAGATGCTGGGGCTGATCCGCGACGTCTCGCACGACAAAGGCGTGAACGTGGTCGTGTCGTCGCATCTGTTGCCCGACATCGAGCGAGCGTGCGACCATGTGATCGTTCTGCGGCAGGGCAAAGTCGCGGCCGAAGGCCCCATCGAGCAGCTTAGGCGTTCGTCCATGGATATGATCGATGCCGAGCTTCTCCACCCCAGCGAAGCGTTCGAGACGCTGATAGCGGCCAAGGGAGGCAGCATCGCACGAAGGCTTGGCAACCAGTATCGACTGCAGGCGCCCGTGCCCGGCGATCAGGTCGGAGCGTGGCTGTTTCAGGTGGCCAAAGAAGCCGACGCGCAGGTGCGCGGCTTTAGACCGGCAGCGCGGACGCTGGAAGAGGTTTTTATGGAGGCCATCGAATGA
- a CDS encoding ABC transporter permease subunit has translation MSDQPASTISDLSYRHFQGPVRGRSARWLAISINAFRLAFKNKGFWILVSLSTLPHLFIILILYLQTQAPSESPNFFFDNTKGQMFASALFAGLSWQKFFLFLMTLLLGSGMISADNQTNALMVYLSKPITKLDYLMGKFFGLFGILFLSAFLPAMVFFIFCAASYYNEGFFQQEPLLFFRMILACAAPALIHSSLMMGVSAWSKTPRIAGAVYAGIYFVSNVAANTFWALKYQGQLGEGVFERNLSVQGLINSLQQNALGIILRPWDQSRRRGLIIHEIEPPNWIFIVAIALILCFAFLLAARIRIKAVEVVRG, from the coding sequence ATGAGCGACCAGCCCGCTTCGACCATTTCCGACCTCAGCTATCGCCACTTTCAAGGTCCGGTGCGCGGTCGGTCGGCGCGGTGGCTGGCCATCTCCATCAATGCCTTTCGGCTGGCGTTCAAGAACAAGGGCTTTTGGATTCTGGTCTCTCTCAGCACGCTGCCGCATCTTTTCATCATCCTGATCCTCTATCTGCAGACGCAGGCGCCGTCAGAATCGCCCAACTTTTTCTTCGACAACACCAAAGGCCAGATGTTTGCCTCGGCGCTCTTTGCGGGCCTCTCGTGGCAGAAGTTCTTCCTCTTCTTGATGACGCTGCTCTTGGGATCGGGAATGATCTCGGCGGACAACCAGACCAACGCGCTGATGGTCTATCTGTCCAAGCCGATCACCAAGCTCGACTATCTGATGGGCAAGTTTTTCGGCCTGTTCGGCATTCTGTTTCTGTCGGCCTTTCTGCCCGCGATGGTCTTTTTTATCTTCTGCGCGGCCAGCTACTATAACGAAGGGTTCTTCCAACAAGAGCCTTTGCTCTTTTTCAGGATGATCCTGGCTTGCGCGGCGCCCGCGCTCATCCATTCCTCTTTGATGATGGGCGTGTCTGCCTGGTCCAAAACGCCCAGGATCGCGGGCGCAGTCTATGCGGGCATCTACTTTGTGTCGAACGTTGCTGCGAACACGTTCTGGGCGCTCAAGTATCAAGGTCAGTTGGGCGAGGGCGTTTTCGAGCGCAATCTGAGCGTTCAAGGATTGATCAACAGCCTTCAGCAAAACGCGCTGGGCATCATCCTAAGGCCCTGGGACCAAAGCCGACGACGGGGTCTCATCATTCACGAGATCGAACCGCCCAACTGGATCTTCATTGTAGCGATTGCTCTCATCCTCTGTTTTGCCTTTCTCTTAGCGGCTCGCATTCGAATCAAGGCCGTGGAGGTCGTCCGCGGATGA
- a CDS encoding ABC transporter ATP-binding protein, producing MIRLENASRWYGQVIGINDVTCEIGPGITALLGPNGAGKSTLMKLVTGQLRPTTGSVSLLGQAPFANSDVLRRLGYCPEIEKCYEEMSGREMTVMLASLSGLSGKRLHSEANDAIERVGMTANADRRIAGYSKGMRQRIKLAQAIIHDPDVLILDEPLNGLDPVGRREVVELLFGLAQRGKCIVVSSHILYEVESMTKNILLMSYGRLLAQGDVYALRELIDKHPHQVAIRAPDPRRLAERLIAMPSVVSASLDRTQDDRLDIRTNRPNEFYAQFPEIVLEGGFVVTEFSSPDNNLESVFRYLVKG from the coding sequence ATGATCCGATTGGAGAACGCCTCGCGCTGGTACGGGCAAGTCATTGGAATTAACGACGTAACCTGTGAGATCGGCCCGGGGATTACCGCGCTCTTAGGGCCAAACGGCGCAGGCAAATCAACCCTGATGAAGCTGGTAACGGGCCAACTTCGCCCGACTACGGGCAGCGTGAGCCTGCTGGGCCAGGCGCCCTTTGCCAACAGCGACGTGCTTCGCAGGCTTGGTTACTGCCCCGAGATCGAGAAATGCTACGAAGAGATGTCCGGCCGCGAAATGACCGTTATGCTGGCCTCCCTAAGCGGCTTGTCCGGCAAACGGCTGCACAGCGAGGCCAACGACGCCATCGAGCGGGTGGGCATGACCGCAAACGCCGACCGTCGCATCGCCGGCTACAGCAAGGGGATGAGACAGAGGATCAAGCTGGCGCAGGCGATCATACACGACCCGGACGTGCTGATTCTGGACGAACCTTTAAACGGCCTGGATCCGGTCGGCCGGCGCGAGGTCGTCGAGCTTCTCTTTGGCCTCGCGCAAAGGGGCAAATGCATCGTCGTCAGCAGCCACATTCTGTACGAAGTCGAGAGCATGACCAAAAACATCCTGCTGATGAGCTACGGCCGCCTCTTGGCCCAGGGCGACGTTTACGCGCTGCGCGAACTGATCGACAAACATCCTCACCAGGTGGCTATTCGCGCGCCAGACCCCCGTCGTTTGGCCGAGCGCCTGATCGCAATGCCGAGCGTGGTCAGCGCGAGTCTAGACCGGACTCAGGATGACCGGTTGGACATTCGCACCAACCGGCCCAACGAGTTCTACGCGCAGTTTCCCGAGATCGTGCTGGAAGGCGGCTTTGTGGTAACGGAGTTCTCCTCGCCCGACAACAATTTGGAGTCGGTCTTCCGCTACTTGGTGAAGGGATGA
- a CDS encoding ABC transporter permease produces MPEYYLLLNALRDLMRPRRMLVGLTLVLLPALIALFFKRFAGDEFSVSDGYHAIVISLIQGFVLVITAVVNGCGTVSQELEQKTIVYLLTRPLPRWRLLLTRYIAAVVGSSAVTALSILLLALVLFGGGAFGHTQIWLDLAIIPVGAMAYAGVFMFVATIIPRPLIVGLLFIFGWESWAPTLPGNFGKLALVGYVRRLAPHPEVEMDSQDIREFLAAISPAVISRREAWIVLTVVILLSVIASLIVFSYKEYVPKEDAE; encoded by the coding sequence ATGCCTGAATATTATCTGTTGCTGAACGCATTGCGCGATCTGATGCGGCCCCGGCGAATGCTGGTGGGGCTGACTTTGGTCTTGCTCCCCGCGCTGATCGCCCTCTTCTTTAAGCGATTTGCGGGCGACGAGTTTAGCGTTTCGGACGGCTACCACGCGATCGTCATCTCGCTCATTCAAGGGTTCGTGCTAGTGATTACAGCGGTGGTCAACGGTTGCGGCACGGTGTCGCAAGAGTTGGAGCAGAAGACCATCGTCTATCTATTGACGCGCCCGCTGCCCCGATGGCGGTTGTTGCTGACTCGTTATATTGCGGCTGTCGTTGGCTCTTCCGCCGTAACGGCATTGTCGATCCTTCTATTGGCCTTGGTTCTGTTTGGCGGGGGCGCGTTTGGTCATACGCAGATCTGGCTGGACCTGGCCATCATTCCGGTCGGCGCAATGGCCTATGCGGGCGTTTTTATGTTCGTGGCGACGATCATCCCCAGGCCGCTGATCGTGGGTCTGCTGTTCATCTTTGGCTGGGAATCGTGGGCGCCGACGCTGCCGGGCAATTTTGGCAAGTTGGCATTGGTGGGCTATGTTCGACGATTGGCGCCGCATCCCGAGGTCGAAATGGACTCTCAAGACATCCGCGAATTCTTGGCCGCCATATCGCCTGCAGTCATCTCTAGAAGAGAGGCATGGATCGTCTTAACCGTCGTAATCTTGCTAAGCGTGATCGCTTCGCTGATTGTCTTCTCCTACAAGGAGTATGTGCCTAAGGAAGACGCAGAATAG
- a CDS encoding PEP-CTERM sorting domain-containing protein (PEP-CTERM proteins occur, often in large numbers, in the proteomes of bacteria that also encode an exosortase, a predicted intramembrane cysteine proteinase. The presence of a PEP-CTERM domain at a protein's C-terminus predicts cleavage within the sorting domain, followed by covalent anchoring to some some component of the (usually Gram-negative) cell surface. Many PEP-CTERM proteins exhibit an unusual sequence composition that includes large numbers of potential glycosylation sites. Expression of one such protein has been shown restore the ability of a bacterium to form floc, a type of biofilm.): MLQLRNLLVAAALVAVVGANANGTIYEQAYDGTSSGAVAQDFTDFPTFSSFEFDDFMVSDPQWNIKKVTIYGLEQGNPNFNIDARLVITQNPSMTAPGTIYHSDAGGVLAGNNLEFNVPFNLTTGAYYIGAWVSRPFSGGGQWFWLRTTPVSGGEHWFQNPGGGFGFGSNPVPGSVVFNSAADLAFKIEGTVVPEPASMIALLGGLAGMGLRRIRRN; this comes from the coding sequence ATGCTTCAACTTCGAAATTTGCTAGTAGCCGCGGCCTTGGTCGCCGTGGTCGGCGCAAACGCCAACGGCACGATTTACGAACAGGCCTACGACGGAACGAGCAGTGGCGCAGTCGCTCAGGACTTTACCGACTTTCCAACCTTCTCGTCCTTTGAGTTCGACGACTTTATGGTTTCCGATCCTCAATGGAACATCAAGAAAGTCACCATCTATGGTTTGGAACAGGGCAATCCCAACTTCAACATTGATGCTCGGTTAGTCATCACCCAGAATCCGAGCATGACGGCGCCCGGCACCATTTACCATTCTGATGCTGGCGGCGTTTTGGCTGGCAACAACCTCGAGTTCAATGTCCCGTTCAACTTGACGACCGGCGCCTACTACATCGGCGCTTGGGTTAGCCGACCTTTCAGCGGCGGCGGACAGTGGTTCTGGCTGCGCACTACGCCGGTTAGCGGCGGCGAGCATTGGTTCCAGAATCCGGGCGGCGGCTTCGGCTTCGGTAGCAATCCGGTGCCCGGTAGTGTTGTCTTCAATTCGGCTGCGGACTTGGCTTTCAAGATCGAGGGCACGGTCGTTCCCGAGCCTGCCAGCATGATCGCTCTTCTCGGCGGTCTGGCCGGCATGGGTCTGCGACGCATCCGACGCAACTAA
- the nuoD gene encoding NADH dehydrogenase (quinone) subunit D, which translates to MNQPVIPPPSATYHRSEEGTMIINMGPQHPSTHGVLRVICELEGETIVNAECVIGYLHTGMEKEAEYLTYHKALPMTDRMDYLSANNNNLAFVLPIEKILGIDIPPRAQYLRVILCELSRLASHCVWLGTHALDIGAMTVFFYIFKEREKILDLFEMMSGVRMMPSWICPGGLRGDMPEGWDDRLRLLLSEMPATIKECEDLLTSNPIWVGRTQGVGVITTEECMAIGVSGPTIRASGLAWDIRKSNPYSGYENFEFQIPTTENSDVFDRYLVRLAEMKESLKIIRQAIDNLPDGPVVTDDRKVVPPPRGEIDSSMEGLIHWFKIHTEGFRPPVGEAYVPIESPKGELGFYFVSDGSPRPFRMHTRAPSFMNLQALAKMCRGRLIADVVAIIGSIDIVLGEIDR; encoded by the coding sequence ATGAACCAGCCCGTCATCCCACCCCCATCGGCCACCTACCACCGATCCGAAGAAGGCACCATGATCATCAACATGGGCCCCCAGCACCCCAGCACCCACGGAGTGCTGCGCGTCATCTGCGAACTAGAGGGCGAGACGATCGTCAATGCCGAGTGCGTCATCGGATACCTGCATACGGGCATGGAAAAGGAGGCCGAGTATCTGACCTACCATAAAGCGCTGCCCATGACCGACCGGATGGACTATCTCTCGGCCAATAACAATAACCTCGCCTTTGTCTTGCCCATCGAGAAGATTCTGGGTATCGATATTCCGCCCCGCGCGCAGTATCTTCGCGTCATCTTGTGCGAACTGAGCCGACTGGCCAGCCACTGCGTTTGGCTGGGCACCCACGCGCTGGACATTGGCGCGATGACCGTCTTCTTCTACATCTTTAAGGAGCGAGAGAAGATCCTCGACCTGTTCGAGATGATGTCGGGCGTGCGGATGATGCCCAGTTGGATCTGCCCGGGCGGGCTGCGCGGCGACATGCCAGAGGGCTGGGACGACCGACTGAGACTCTTGCTGAGCGAAATGCCCGCTACGATCAAGGAGTGCGAGGACCTGCTCACCTCTAACCCTATCTGGGTCGGGCGGACACAAGGCGTAGGCGTTATCACGACTGAAGAGTGCATGGCGATCGGCGTCAGCGGGCCGACCATTCGCGCCTCGGGGCTGGCCTGGGACATTCGCAAGAGCAACCCCTATTCGGGCTATGAGAATTTTGAGTTTCAAATCCCAACCACCGAAAACTCCGACGTGTTCGACCGCTACCTGGTGCGTTTGGCGGAGATGAAAGAGAGCCTCAAAATCATTCGCCAAGCCATCGATAACCTGCCGGACGGGCCGGTTGTAACGGACGACCGAAAGGTGGTTCCGCCGCCCCGAGGCGAGATCGACAGCAGTATGGAAGGACTGATTCATTGGTTCAAGATTCACACCGAGGGCTTTCGTCCGCCGGTTGGCGAGGCCTATGTGCCGATCGAATCGCCCAAGGGCGAGTTGGGCTTCTACTTCGTCAGCGACGGCTCGCCGCGTCCTTTCCGAATGCACACCCGAGCGCCCAGCTTTATGAATCTGCAGGCGCTAGCTAAGATGTGTCGCGGCCGTTTGATAGCCGACGTGGTGGCCATCATCGGAAGCATCGATATCGTGTTGGGCGAAATCGACCGCTAA
- the tmk gene encoding dTMP kinase: MRANIHPGKLIVVEGVDGSGKSTQVDLLYTYLQSQGRAVYFSEWNSSEVVKSTTRLGKQRRAFTPTSFSLIQAADFADRWEKNVLPLLKAGVIVLMDRYAFTGFARDVARGVDPGWVRNLYSFAPLPDIVFYFRTPLDVAVDRILAARSKIKYYEAGMDLGLSENRVTSFRLFQERIAQEYERMVDEYGFTVIDASLPIADQQRQVRQITSDALKDWQGLPLLTAPGSARR; this comes from the coding sequence GTGCGCGCGAACATTCATCCCGGAAAACTGATCGTCGTCGAGGGCGTGGACGGTAGCGGCAAGTCCACTCAGGTCGATCTTCTTTACACCTATCTGCAGTCCCAGGGCCGCGCGGTCTACTTTAGCGAGTGGAACTCGTCCGAGGTGGTCAAAAGCACCACGCGCCTGGGCAAGCAGCGCCGAGCCTTTACCCCCACCAGCTTCAGCCTTATCCAGGCCGCCGATTTTGCCGACCGATGGGAGAAGAACGTGCTACCCCTGCTAAAGGCGGGCGTCATCGTACTGATGGATCGCTACGCCTTTACCGGCTTCGCTCGCGACGTGGCCCGGGGCGTCGATCCGGGCTGGGTGCGGAATCTCTACTCGTTCGCGCCGCTGCCCGACATTGTTTTCTACTTTCGCACGCCCCTGGATGTGGCCGTGGACCGCATCTTGGCCGCCCGATCCAAGATCAAATATTACGAAGCGGGCATGGATCTGGGGCTGAGCGAGAACCGCGTTACGAGTTTCCGCCTGTTTCAGGAGCGCATCGCCCAGGAGTACGAACGCATGGTCGACGAGTACGGCTTTACCGTCATCGACGCCAGCCTGCCCATCGCCGATCAGCAGCGCCAGGTGCGGCAGATCACATCCGACGCCTTGAAAGACTGGCAGGGGCTGCCGTTGTTGACGGCGCCCGGGAGCGCAAGGCGTTGA
- a CDS encoding thymidylate kinase yields MSQAQFYGAGLPYAQIGELPGKLIVLEGNDGVGRSTQIELLRQWLETEGYGVADTGLARSPLTQPGIDAAMSGHTLGRLTMSLFYATDFADRLENQVIPALKAGLHVLSDRYFYSIVARDVARGADTDWAEKVYGFALVPDIALYLRAEIDTLAARMVHGRGFNYWECGMDLGMADNYYDSFIEYQSRLRDQFDAMAAKFGFVTIDADRSALEVFEELKVHILALEGR; encoded by the coding sequence TTGAGCCAGGCGCAATTTTACGGCGCGGGCTTGCCTTACGCCCAGATCGGCGAGCTTCCAGGCAAGTTGATCGTGCTTGAGGGAAACGACGGCGTCGGGCGGTCGACCCAGATCGAGCTTTTGCGCCAATGGCTGGAGACGGAGGGCTACGGCGTGGCAGACACCGGATTGGCACGTTCGCCGTTGACCCAACCGGGTATCGACGCGGCCATGTCCGGCCACACGCTGGGGCGTTTGACGATGAGCCTGTTTTATGCGACCGACTTTGCCGATCGGTTGGAAAATCAAGTGATCCCCGCACTCAAAGCCGGCCTGCACGTGCTTTCGGACCGCTACTTTTACTCTATTGTCGCGCGGGATGTGGCGCGCGGCGCAGACACGGACTGGGCAGAGAAGGTCTACGGTTTTGCGCTCGTGCCGGACATTGCGCTCTATCTGAGGGCAGAGATCGATACGCTTGCTGCCCGTATGGTGCACGGTCGGGGCTTTAACTACTGGGAATGCGGCATGGACTTGGGCATGGCCGACAACTACTACGATTCTTTTATCGAATACCAATCGCGGCTGCGCGACCAGTTCGATGCGATGGCGGCCAAGTTCGGATTTGTTACTATCGACGCCGATCGGAGTGCTTTGGAAGTGTTTGAGGAGTTGAAGGTTCACATACTGGCATTGGAGGGGCGATAG
- a CDS encoding CHAD domain-containing protein, with translation MSDSTAKYAGRAIAKRARVLLERLLEVQESGEAEAIHQARVACRRARAAIKVFESELPDNARRWRKWISRAGFGFSEVRDMDIMIDLAESSLEEAPAEARLGIERIILRLKQGREKISRTAVVDASKLAGAKTLAQMEALDPGEKIQPDDDLVEFAKRVVARRFNRFFKNAKDFDAATMSAEELHKVRIAAKQLRYSMEVFRKLLPVDRPIEAGRSLQDALGEINDATALQSYLDGFIETERERTIEYFGDEEAFDGLEPGISFLTAWLDRRLVALRGQAAELWETLAPVWQGVEFQ, from the coding sequence ATGTCCGATTCGACGGCGAAGTACGCAGGCAGAGCGATCGCTAAGCGAGCTCGAGTTCTGCTCGAGCGTCTGTTAGAAGTCCAAGAGAGCGGGGAAGCGGAAGCGATCCATCAGGCTCGGGTCGCCTGTCGGCGGGCGCGGGCGGCGATCAAGGTTTTTGAGAGCGAACTGCCGGACAATGCGCGACGTTGGCGCAAATGGATCAGCCGAGCTGGATTTGGCTTTTCCGAAGTTCGCGATATGGACATCATGATCGATTTGGCGGAATCCTCGCTTGAGGAGGCTCCAGCAGAAGCCCGATTAGGCATCGAACGAATCATCTTGAGGCTTAAACAGGGGAGGGAAAAGATCAGCCGAACGGCGGTCGTGGACGCATCGAAGCTAGCCGGGGCCAAAACTCTCGCGCAGATGGAGGCCCTGGACCCAGGCGAGAAAATCCAGCCAGATGATGATCTCGTTGAGTTTGCAAAGCGGGTGGTCGCACGGCGGTTCAATCGGTTTTTCAAGAACGCAAAGGACTTTGACGCGGCAACGATGTCCGCCGAAGAGTTGCACAAGGTACGAATCGCGGCCAAGCAACTACGCTATTCGATGGAGGTCTTTCGCAAGTTGCTGCCCGTTGATCGGCCGATCGAGGCTGGCCGATCGCTTCAGGACGCATTGGGCGAAATCAACGATGCGACGGCGCTTCAGTCCTATCTTGACGGTTTCATCGAGACCGAGCGAGAGCGGACGATCGAATACTTTGGCGATGAAGAGGCATTTGACGGCTTGGAGCCGGGCATCTCTTTTCTTACGGCTTGGCTGGATCGGCGTCTGGTAGCATTAAGAGGCCAGGCAGCCGAACTTTGGGAAACCCTCGCACCGGTCTGGCAGGGAGTCGAGTTCCAATGA